In Lacibacter sp. H375, one DNA window encodes the following:
- a CDS encoding cold-shock protein, which translates to MADTWNKKEREKKKQQTKKEKEERKQERKENSKTKTLDDMLAYVDENGNISATPPDLSRVKKVKLEDIEIGVPKQAPVDPADLIRTGIVTFFNESKGYGFIKDLQTQESVFVHVNGLKEAIKENNKVSFEVEMTHKGASAINVKQVV; encoded by the coding sequence ATGGCTGATACTTGGAACAAAAAAGAAAGAGAAAAGAAAAAACAACAAACAAAAAAGGAAAAAGAAGAACGCAAACAAGAGCGTAAAGAAAATTCAAAAACAAAAACGCTTGATGATATGCTTGCGTATGTAGATGAGAATGGGAACATCTCAGCTACCCCTCCTGACTTAAGCCGTGTTAAAAAAGTAAAGCTTGAAGATATAGAGATTGGTGTGCCAAAGCAAGCTCCCGTTGATCCGGCAGATCTAATCAGAACAGGTATTGTTACCTTCTTTAATGAATCAAAAGGATATGGTTTTATTAAAGATCTTCAAACACAGGAAAGTGTATTTGTGCATGTGAATGGTTTGAAAGAAGCGATCAAAGAAAATAACAAAGTGAGTTTTGAAGTGGAGATGACACATAAAGGTGCAAGTGCAATCAATGTGAAACAGGTAGTATAA
- a CDS encoding DinB family protein, which yields MTFTESFLNELKQEAVTTRKMLERVPADLFHWQPHQKSMTLKQLATHVAELPSWVNLVLNTKELDFAVNPYQPVALTNEQDLMGYFQQSLTEGENALAQATDEQLTDRWVLRSGETIYSDELKRDFLRQCFCQVVHHRAQLGVYLRLLDIPIPGSYGPSADEQNFN from the coding sequence ATGACATTTACCGAATCATTTCTCAATGAATTGAAACAAGAAGCAGTAACAACCCGTAAAATGCTGGAGCGTGTACCAGCCGATCTTTTCCATTGGCAGCCGCACCAAAAAAGCATGACGTTGAAACAACTGGCCACACACGTAGCGGAGTTACCATCATGGGTGAATCTTGTATTAAACACAAAAGAATTGGATTTTGCAGTTAATCCTTACCAACCTGTAGCACTTACAAATGAACAGGATCTGATGGGCTATTTTCAACAATCGCTGACAGAAGGTGAAAACGCATTGGCACAAGCAACTGACGAACAGTTAACAGACCGTTGGGTATTACGCAGCGGCGAAACAATTTACAGCGACGAACTAAAACGTGATTTTTTGCGCCAGTGTTTTTGCCAGGTAGTACACCATCGTGCACAGCTGGGCGTATATCTCCGGCTACTTGACATCCCAATTCCCGGAAGCTATGGCCCGAGTGCTGATGAACAAAATTTTAATTAG
- a CDS encoding DNA alkylation repair protein: MAKAAVKKSSPVKEEKFTAKLFIERLKAMQSDVELKKIQRYFKSAEGDYGYGDQFIGVKMGDLFKLAISFAGLPITEIEKLLDSPIHEVRAGAISIMDKESRSKKITPERLKSFFELYIGKHDRVNNWDLVDLGCLYMTGSYLFDKPRKILYKLVRSKNMWERRTAILSTCYFIRQNDLDDTYKLAEELLKDKEDLVHKAAGWMLRFAGDKDKKRLLSFLDKHASIMPRVMLRNSIEKMSKKQKTHYMALK; this comes from the coding sequence ATGGCAAAAGCGGCTGTTAAAAAATCATCACCTGTAAAGGAAGAAAAATTTACTGCAAAACTGTTTATAGAGCGATTAAAAGCAATGCAGTCTGATGTAGAGTTGAAAAAGATACAACGCTATTTCAAAAGTGCTGAAGGCGATTATGGTTATGGTGATCAGTTTATAGGAGTAAAGATGGGTGATCTTTTTAAGCTCGCCATTTCATTTGCAGGTTTGCCCATTACTGAAATTGAAAAGTTACTTGATAGTCCCATTCATGAAGTAAGGGCAGGGGCGATCAGCATTATGGATAAAGAATCACGCAGTAAAAAAATAACACCCGAACGTTTGAAATCTTTTTTTGAACTCTATATCGGCAAACACGACCGTGTGAATAATTGGGACCTGGTTGATCTTGGTTGCTTGTACATGACGGGCAGTTATCTTTTTGATAAGCCAAGAAAGATCCTTTACAAATTGGTTCGTTCAAAAAATATGTGGGAACGACGCACAGCTATTTTAAGCACCTGTTATTTCATCAGGCAAAATGATCTTGATGATACCTACAAACTTGCGGAAGAATTGTTGAAAGACAAAGAAGACCTCGTGCATAAAGCAGCAGGATGGATGTTGCGATTTGCAGGGGATAAAGACAAAAAAAGGTTGCTCAGTTTTCTTGATAAACATGCGTCCATTATGCCACGTGTAATGTTACGTAATTCAATTGAGAAAATGAGTAAAAAACAAAAAACACATTACATGGCACTCAAGTAA
- a CDS encoding helix-turn-helix transcriptional regulator, whose translation MDRLLGIVTLLQSKKYVAAEKIADKYNISVRTVYRDVKALVELGIPVSFEPNRGYFVVQGYFLPPVAFSSEEANALLLTESLVYGFADKSIQKYYSSALNKVKAVLRSTQKEKLDFLDNSIRMQMHPNLQMNFEYLSQLQAAITNKTIIHLDYTNAKEESSKRKLEPIGLIYYAFSWHLIGWCYLRKDYRDFKLMRIKSLQVSDQPFQKKDHISISEFMKQLPVNY comes from the coding sequence ATGGATCGCCTTTTAGGAATTGTTACACTGCTGCAATCGAAAAAATATGTTGCGGCAGAAAAGATAGCTGACAAATACAACATCAGCGTACGTACTGTTTACCGTGATGTAAAAGCATTGGTGGAGTTGGGCATACCGGTGAGCTTTGAACCGAACCGTGGTTACTTTGTGGTGCAGGGTTATTTTCTACCACCTGTTGCTTTCAGCAGTGAAGAAGCAAATGCATTGTTACTGACAGAATCGCTGGTATATGGTTTTGCAGATAAATCAATACAGAAGTACTACTCGTCTGCATTGAATAAAGTAAAGGCTGTTCTCCGATCCACACAAAAAGAAAAACTGGATTTTCTCGATAACAGCATTCGCATGCAAATGCACCCGAACCTTCAAATGAACTTTGAATACCTTTCGCAATTGCAGGCGGCCATCACCAATAAAACAATCATTCATCTCGATTATACAAATGCCAAAGAAGAGAGCAGTAAACGGAAGCTAGAACCCATTGGTCTCATTTATTATGCATTCAGTTGGCATCTGATCGGCTGGTGCTATTTAAGAAAAGATTACCGTGATTTTAAGTTGATGCGCATCAAAAGTCTGCAAGTATCTGACCAGCCTTTTCAGAAAAAAGACCATATCAGCATTTCTGAATTCATGAAGCAACTACCGGTGAATTATTAA
- a CDS encoding DUF3037 domain-containing protein produces MQEKFTFEYAIIRVVPRVEREEFLNVGVIVFCKRPAFLEMKYVLDEKRILALYPKIDLEDVRQHLQAFEQISKGNKDAGPIALLDHAARFRWLTAKRSTVVQTSAVHPGICIDAEKTVEKLLQQLVAS; encoded by the coding sequence ATGCAGGAAAAGTTCACATTTGAGTATGCTATCATACGTGTGGTGCCACGTGTGGAACGGGAGGAATTCCTGAATGTGGGTGTTATTGTATTCTGCAAACGACCTGCCTTTCTTGAAATGAAATATGTGTTGGATGAAAAGAGGATACTGGCACTGTATCCAAAAATTGATCTTGAAGATGTACGTCAGCACCTGCAGGCATTTGAGCAGATCAGCAAAGGAAATAAGGACGCCGGCCCTATTGCCTTGCTCGATCATGCAGCAAGATTTCGTTGGCTCACAGCAAAGCGAAGTACTGTTGTGCAAACATCGGCAGTGCATCCCGGTATCTGCATTGATGCAGAAAAAACAGTGGAGAAACTCCTTCAACAATTAGTGGCAAGTTAA
- a CDS encoding ABC transporter ATP-binding protein, which translates to MAFLEVNALYKKEGDTDAVNGISFTQTAFQKIGIAGETGSGKTTLLKMIAGLAQPDAGEVYFNDEKVLGPWEQLIPGHKGIGYLSQHFELRNNYWVGDFLEMANKLTPEQAMQIYTVCQVEHLLRRRTHQLSGGEKQRIALARLLTGSPKLLILDEPFSNLDFLHKQTMKEVIHDLGDELGISCIMVSHEPADLLSWADALLLMKDGKIIQQGNPQQVYLQPVNEYAAGLLGDYSLVDTSVLHISNASTQQKLFLRPHQLQVSKNGIGSFSGTVEAVHYRGAYQLLQISLQQQQFFILSTDRLPQRGEVLSFNINLQDRWLI; encoded by the coding sequence ATGGCTTTTCTGGAGGTAAATGCTTTGTATAAAAAGGAGGGAGATACGGATGCAGTGAATGGCATCAGTTTTACACAAACCGCTTTTCAAAAAATTGGTATTGCGGGCGAAACAGGATCGGGCAAAACAACACTGCTGAAAATGATTGCAGGGTTGGCTCAACCCGATGCAGGTGAAGTTTATTTTAATGATGAAAAAGTGTTAGGCCCATGGGAGCAACTTATTCCTGGTCACAAAGGCATTGGTTATTTATCTCAACATTTTGAACTCCGGAATAATTACTGGGTGGGCGATTTTTTAGAGATGGCCAATAAGCTCACGCCGGAGCAAGCCATGCAGATCTATACTGTTTGCCAGGTTGAGCATTTACTTAGGAGAAGAACACATCAACTTTCAGGTGGCGAAAAGCAACGCATTGCACTGGCAAGACTACTTACCGGTTCACCAAAACTTTTGATATTGGATGAACCGTTCTCCAATCTCGATTTTCTGCATAAACAAACCATGAAAGAAGTGATTCATGATCTTGGGGATGAACTTGGTATTAGTTGCATTATGGTTAGTCATGAACCTGCTGATCTGCTTTCATGGGCCGATGCGTTATTGTTAATGAAAGATGGAAAGATCATTCAGCAGGGTAATCCACAACAAGTATATCTGCAACCGGTGAATGAATATGCGGCAGGTTTATTAGGCGATTATAGTTTGGTTGATACTTCTGTGCTTCATATCAGCAATGCATCAACACAACAAAAATTATTTCTGCGTCCACATCAGCTACAAGTTAGTAAGAATGGAATTGGCTCATTTAGCGGAACGGTAGAAGCAGTGCATTATCGTGGAGCATACCAGTTACTGCAAATAAGTTTGCAACAGCAACAGTTTTTTATTTTAAGTACCGACCGTTTACCACAACGGGGAGAGGTGTTGAGTTTTAATATCAATCTGCAGGATCGTTGGTTAATTTGA
- a CDS encoding metallophosphoesterase family protein, whose product MENQKPSFNRRKFLTNAAKIAGVGAAGYIYIRGCNTDDKAVVVPPPIIQHEFLTQPYLHTLNNKQMYIRWISNRNCYSWVEYGETATLDKKVHAVADGLVNSNNRVHEIVLENLVPGKTYNYRVASKEIRRWDEDIAVFGETIFSKTYSFKTITDDASEVNLLVLNDLHDTPSSFPHLLKLNGNNPYDLVFLNGDMFNYQTGEAQIINHLITPCTNGFAIQKPLLFVRGNHEVRGPFAHQLKDYFSYPQGYYFHFQCGPVFAIALDTGEDKEDDKPVYAGLAAFDAFREKQAVWMEKLMQSEAYRNARYKVVFMHIPPFYSNDAHGSMHSRKLFSPLFDKYKVDLVVCGHTHVHGVHPPVKGEHDYPIIIGGGPKPGTRTLMKINANQQQLNVQMLDDAGKEVGTYIIT is encoded by the coding sequence ATGGAAAACCAAAAACCATCCTTTAACCGCCGTAAATTTTTAACCAATGCCGCAAAAATTGCAGGCGTTGGTGCTGCAGGTTATATCTACATCAGGGGTTGTAATACCGATGATAAAGCGGTAGTTGTTCCTCCTCCAATTATTCAACACGAATTTCTTACTCAGCCTTATTTACATACGCTGAATAATAAGCAGATGTATATCCGCTGGATCAGCAATCGCAACTGTTACAGTTGGGTGGAGTATGGTGAAACAGCTACACTTGATAAAAAAGTTCATGCCGTAGCAGATGGATTGGTGAATTCAAATAACCGTGTGCATGAAATTGTTTTGGAAAACCTTGTTCCGGGTAAAACCTATAACTACCGTGTTGCTTCAAAAGAGATCAGGCGCTGGGATGAAGATATTGCGGTGTTTGGCGAAACCATCTTTAGTAAAACATACAGCTTCAAAACAATTACTGATGATGCAAGTGAAGTGAATCTTCTTGTGTTAAATGATCTGCACGATACACCGTCATCATTTCCGCATTTGCTAAAACTGAACGGTAACAATCCTTATGATCTTGTTTTTCTCAATGGCGATATGTTCAACTATCAAACAGGAGAAGCACAGATCATCAATCATCTTATCACGCCTTGTACAAACGGGTTTGCTATACAGAAGCCATTGTTATTTGTAAGAGGTAACCATGAAGTGCGTGGTCCCTTTGCACATCAACTGAAAGATTATTTTTCTTATCCGCAGGGATATTATTTTCATTTTCAATGCGGACCTGTATTCGCCATTGCACTTGATACGGGAGAAGATAAAGAAGATGATAAACCAGTATATGCAGGGCTTGCAGCCTTTGATGCTTTCAGGGAAAAGCAAGCAGTGTGGATGGAAAAGTTAATGCAATCAGAAGCTTACAGAAATGCACGTTATAAAGTTGTGTTCATGCATATTCCGCCGTTTTACTCAAACGATGCGCATGGAAGCATGCATAGCCGGAAATTATTTTCTCCACTCTTTGATAAATACAAAGTTGATCTTGTTGTTTGCGGCCACACACATGTGCATGGTGTACATCCACCGGTGAAAGGTGAGCATGATTACCCCATTATTATTGGTGGTGGGCCAAAGCCTGGTACAAGAACATTAATGAAGATCAATGCCAATCAGCAACAATTGAATGTTCAAATGCTTGATGATGCAGGTAAAGAAGTGGGCACTTACATTATAACATAA
- a CDS encoding HipA family kinase: MSIQPPDIRTVQVTRYVTPLREGGSLPAIAEADDGFLYVLKFRGAGQGTKALIADVIGAEIARAIGLKVPELVFAELDEAFGRMEPDEEIQDLLRASEGLNLGLHYLSGAITYDPAVAKIDAATASKIVWLDALLTNVDRTARNTNMLTWRNELWMIDHGASLYFHHSGFNWEEQALRPFVQIKDHVLLPQATNIEETDSLFKKILVPERIQAIVSVLPDTWLRDEEGKLSADEIRNVYYQFLTTRIAHSSNFVNEAINAGKVHI, translated from the coding sequence ATGAGCATTCAACCACCCGATATCAGAACAGTGCAGGTAACACGCTATGTTACGCCCTTGCGAGAAGGTGGTTCATTGCCTGCCATTGCCGAAGCTGATGATGGATTTTTGTATGTCTTGAAATTTCGTGGCGCAGGGCAGGGAACAAAAGCTTTGATCGCTGATGTGATTGGTGCTGAAATTGCAAGGGCAATTGGTTTGAAAGTTCCTGAGCTGGTTTTTGCTGAACTGGATGAAGCCTTTGGCCGCATGGAACCCGATGAAGAGATTCAAGATCTCTTACGTGCAAGTGAAGGGTTGAATCTTGGTCTGCATTATTTATCAGGCGCTATTACATATGATCCTGCTGTTGCAAAAATTGATGCAGCCACTGCATCAAAAATTGTTTGGCTCGATGCATTGCTTACCAATGTTGATCGTACAGCACGCAATACAAACATGCTTACCTGGCGAAATGAATTGTGGATGATCGATCATGGTGCTTCACTGTATTTTCATCATTCAGGCTTTAACTGGGAAGAACAGGCATTACGACCTTTTGTACAGATCAAAGATCATGTGTTATTGCCACAGGCAACGAATATTGAAGAAACAGATTCATTATTTAAAAAGATATTGGTTCCTGAACGTATACAGGCAATCGTTTCCGTATTGCCCGACACATGGTTGAGGGACGAAGAAGGAAAACTTTCTGCTGATGAGATAAGAAATGTTTATTATCAATTTCTAACAACAAGAATTGCACATTCATCCAATTTTGTAAACGAAGCGATCAATGCAGGAAAAGTTCACATTTGA
- a CDS encoding endonuclease III domain-containing protein: MPRKTNWPEAIKPLLKKYKGKQHPLEYKNTYQLVVMVVLSAQDSDRNINSLAPKLFEAYPNMQALTKATEETLFPFISKVRNFGNKAKWLTGIASKIKKNTNIPETIDELVELPGIGRKSACVILRESGKPAEGVIVDLHVVRVAPRLVIATGTDPKKIEKQIMEVLPQKDWDAGMAMSFLGREICRPKPNCEKCLMTKVCEYYKANS, from the coding sequence ATGCCAAGAAAAACCAATTGGCCAGAAGCCATTAAACCTTTATTGAAGAAATACAAAGGCAAACAACATCCGCTGGAGTATAAAAATACTTACCAGTTAGTCGTGATGGTAGTACTATCTGCACAGGATTCTGACAGGAATATTAATAGTCTTGCACCAAAACTCTTTGAAGCATATCCCAACATGCAGGCTTTGACAAAAGCAACAGAAGAAACCTTATTTCCTTTCATAAGCAAGGTTCGGAATTTTGGCAACAAAGCAAAATGGCTCACTGGAATTGCAAGTAAAATAAAAAAGAACACTAATATTCCTGAAACGATTGATGAGTTGGTTGAGTTGCCTGGTATTGGCCGTAAATCTGCCTGCGTTATTCTCCGTGAAAGTGGTAAACCTGCTGAAGGTGTTATTGTTGATCTGCATGTGGTGCGTGTTGCTCCAAGACTTGTTATTGCAACCGGCACCGATCCTAAGAAAATTGAAAAACAGATCATGGAAGTGTTGCCGCAGAAAGATTGGGATGCAGGTATGGCGATGTCTTTTTTAGGACGGGAAATCTGCCGGCCAAAACCGAATTGTGAGAAATGTTTGATGACAAAGGTTTGTGAATATTATAAAGCCAACAGCTAA
- a CDS encoding DEAD/DEAH box helicase, translating to MLFNELQLIEPVLQALSKEGYSSPTPIQEKAIPAILQQRDLLGCAQTGTGKTAAFTIPVLQLMHLEQQQSGKKQPQLQTLVLTPTRELAIQIGESVHAYGHFLNIKHQVIFGGVPQYSQVQNIRRGVDIIVATPGRLLDLMQQGHINLNNIKYFVLDEADRMLDMGFVHDVKRIIAKLPAKRQTLFFSATMPPEIQQLASMLLTNPVKVEVTPVSSTVEIIQQSVYYVEKQNKLPLMVQLLKDEKIESVLVFTQMKHAADKLAKNLNNAGIRTEAIHGNKSQNARQNALSNFKKRKTRVLVATDIAARGIDIDELTHVFNFELPNVPETYVHRIGRTGRAGASGVAISFCDWSEKTFLTDIQKLIKKQIDVVKDHPFDISFMHNSPVAASTGSAPVSTIRSAGGGRRYGKTFSQR from the coding sequence GTGTTATTTAACGAATTACAGCTCATTGAGCCTGTATTACAGGCATTGAGCAAAGAAGGCTACAGCAGCCCAACACCAATCCAGGAAAAAGCCATCCCCGCCATTTTACAACAACGAGATTTGTTGGGATGTGCGCAAACCGGTACCGGAAAAACAGCCGCATTTACCATTCCTGTTTTACAGCTCATGCATCTTGAGCAACAGCAATCTGGTAAAAAGCAACCGCAATTGCAAACGCTTGTTCTTACACCCACAAGAGAACTGGCCATCCAGATCGGTGAGAGTGTACATGCATATGGTCATTTTCTCAACATTAAACACCAGGTGATCTTTGGCGGTGTGCCGCAATACAGCCAGGTGCAGAATATCAGACGTGGTGTTGATATTATCGTAGCTACACCAGGTCGTTTACTCGATCTGATGCAGCAAGGTCATATCAATCTAAACAACATCAAATACTTTGTATTGGATGAAGCTGATCGTATGCTCGATATGGGTTTTGTGCATGATGTAAAACGCATCATTGCCAAATTACCTGCAAAGCGTCAAACATTATTTTTCTCGGCAACCATGCCTCCGGAAATTCAACAGTTAGCATCTATGTTGCTTACAAATCCTGTAAAGGTGGAAGTAACACCGGTGTCGTCTACTGTAGAAATCATTCAGCAATCGGTTTATTATGTTGAGAAGCAGAATAAACTTCCCTTGATGGTGCAATTGCTGAAAGATGAAAAAATTGAATCAGTATTAGTGTTTACGCAAATGAAACATGCTGCTGATAAGTTAGCGAAGAACCTGAATAATGCAGGTATTCGTACCGAAGCTATTCATGGAAACAAATCGCAGAATGCAAGACAAAATGCATTAAGCAATTTCAAGAAGCGTAAAACACGTGTGCTTGTTGCAACAGATATTGCTGCACGTGGTATTGATATTGATGAGTTAACGCATGTATTCAACTTCGAGTTACCAAACGTACCTGAAACTTATGTACACCGTATTGGTCGTACAGGAAGGGCAGGAGCAAGTGGCGTTGCCATTTCGTTTTGTGATTGGAGTGAGAAAACATTCCTTACCGATATTCAGAAACTGATCAAGAAGCAAATTGATGTTGTAAAAGATCATCCGTTTGATATCAGCTTTATGCATAACTCACCTGTGGCAGCATCAACCGGTTCAGCACCTGTGAGTACTATCAGAAGTGCGGGTGGTGGTCGCCGTTATGGAAAAACGTTTTCACAACGTTGA
- a CDS encoding CHY zinc finger protein codes for MIVVKGKTIDGQTRCTHYHSPLDVIAIKFKCCNTYYPCFYCHEETAGHKAEVWNKNEFDTKAILCGVCQQEMTINQYQHSNYQCPDCSTSFNPKCSNHNHLYFEV; via the coding sequence ATGATTGTAGTAAAAGGAAAAACAATTGATGGGCAAACACGCTGCACACATTATCATTCCCCGCTTGATGTTATTGCCATTAAGTTTAAATGCTGTAATACTTACTATCCCTGCTTTTATTGCCATGAAGAAACCGCCGGACATAAAGCTGAAGTATGGAACAAAAATGAATTTGATACCAAGGCTATTCTTTGCGGAGTATGCCAGCAGGAAATGACCATCAACCAATATCAACACAGCAATTATCAATGCCCTGATTGCAGTACAAGCTTCAACCCCAAGTGCAGCAATCATAATCACCTCTATTTCGAAGTATAA
- a CDS encoding 3-oxoacyl-ACP synthase III family protein — protein sequence MQRSVITGTGSYIPPVIQTNTDFAKHLFYSEDHEPLPTPPGEVVEKFKQITGIEERRYTSDDLSTADIGAVAAKKALDDSGVDPETIDQLIVAHNFGNVLKHTIQTDAVPSLAASIKHKLGIKNPNCVAYDVLFGCPGWLQGVIQADAFFKAGIANKALIVGAETLSRVIDVYDRDSMIFSDGAGAAVLEYKETTEDGAGILSASVQTHSMEEVDYINMGPSFYPDSDPHVRYIKMKGRKVYEYAMKHVPAAMKDCLDKSGVAISDLKKVFIHQANEKMDEGIISRLYKLYNIPTPAEHVMPMSIHWLGNSSVATIPTLLDLVRKEEIKNHRLSTGDVIMFASVGAGMNINAVCYRY from the coding sequence ATGCAACGTTCCGTAATTACAGGTACAGGCTCATACATACCTCCCGTTATTCAAACAAATACAGATTTTGCCAAGCACTTATTTTATTCAGAAGATCATGAACCACTACCTACGCCACCCGGCGAAGTTGTAGAAAAATTTAAACAGATCACCGGTATTGAAGAGCGCAGGTATACCTCTGATGACCTGAGTACTGCAGATATTGGCGCTGTTGCAGCAAAAAAAGCATTGGACGATAGCGGTGTTGATCCTGAAACCATCGATCAATTAATTGTTGCACATAATTTCGGCAATGTATTAAAACACACCATTCAAACAGATGCAGTGCCTTCGCTGGCCGCAAGCATCAAACATAAACTGGGTATTAAAAATCCTAACTGCGTTGCATATGATGTGCTGTTTGGTTGTCCAGGCTGGCTGCAGGGAGTAATACAAGCCGATGCTTTTTTTAAAGCTGGTATTGCTAATAAAGCCTTGATCGTTGGTGCCGAAACACTATCAAGAGTGATTGATGTGTATGATCGTGACAGCATGATCTTCAGCGATGGCGCAGGTGCAGCTGTATTGGAATATAAAGAAACGACTGAAGACGGTGCTGGCATTCTCAGCGCATCTGTGCAAACACATTCAATGGAAGAAGTTGATTATATCAACATGGGGCCATCCTTTTACCCGGACAGTGATCCACATGTACGTTACATTAAAATGAAGGGAAGAAAAGTGTATGAATATGCCATGAAGCATGTGCCTGCTGCCATGAAAGACTGTTTAGACAAAAGTGGTGTCGCTATTTCGGATCTTAAAAAAGTTTTCATTCACCAGGCCAATGAAAAAATGGATGAAGGCATCATCAGCCGCCTGTATAAACTATACAATATACCAACGCCTGCTGAACATGTAATGCCGATGAGTATTCATTGGCTGGGCAATAGTTCAGTTGCAACTATTCCAACATTGCTTGATCTTGTTCGCAAGGAAGAAATAAAAAATCACCGGCTTTCGACCGGTGATGTAATTATGTTTGCCTCTGTTGGGGCAGGCATGAATATTAATGCTGTCTGCTACCGTTACTGA
- a CDS encoding alpha/beta fold hydrolase, with protein MKHLLLLHGAIGSKDQLLPLADLLKNDFSVHLFNFSGHGSKPFAQEPFSIEAFANEVGEYLSTHKIQQASVFGYSMGGYVALYLAKQQPQLLSEIVTLATKFQWDETVAAKEAGMLNTEIILEKVPVFAEQLQQRHAPNDWKLVLEQTKAMLLQMGKENPLQLNDYTTIEQPVLLLLGDNDKMVTREETEAVQKAIPNSHFQLLEQTAHPIEKVNIAVLAGIIRKFCKTNER; from the coding sequence ATGAAACATCTCCTGTTATTGCATGGCGCTATCGGCTCGAAAGATCAACTGCTACCATTGGCTGATTTATTGAAGAATGATTTTAGTGTTCATCTTTTCAACTTCAGTGGACATGGCAGCAAACCCTTTGCTCAAGAACCTTTTTCAATAGAAGCATTTGCAAATGAAGTAGGAGAATATCTTTCAACGCATAAAATACAACAGGCATCTGTATTTGGTTACAGCATGGGCGGTTATGTAGCTTTGTATCTTGCTAAGCAACAGCCACAACTACTCAGTGAAATTGTAACACTTGCTACAAAATTTCAGTGGGATGAAACAGTAGCCGCAAAAGAAGCTGGTATGTTGAACACAGAAATCATTCTAGAAAAAGTACCGGTATTTGCTGAGCAGTTACAACAACGACATGCACCTAACGATTGGAAACTTGTGTTGGAACAAACAAAAGCTATGCTGCTGCAAATGGGAAAAGAAAACCCACTTCAATTAAACGATTATACAACTATTGAACAGCCAGTACTTTTATTACTTGGTGATAATGATAAAATGGTGACCAGAGAAGAAACCGAAGCTGTACAAAAAGCAATACCCAACAGTCATTTTCAACTGCTCGAACAAACAGCCCATCCAATTGAAAAAGTAAACATTGCTGTGTTGGCAGGTATTATTCGTAAATTCTGTAAAACAAATGAAAGATGA
- a CDS encoding acetyltransferase, whose translation MIRVATEKDYPHLVDLWEQSVRATHHFLPEDYLQEIKLMLPAIFPAVPVYVYEDDAKQLLGFTGVADGKIEMLFLRPEARGKGIGKILLHYSMYILGAYELDVNEQNEQAVGFYQHMGFTVIERKETDGLGRPFPLLSMKYMQ comes from the coding sequence ATGATCAGAGTTGCTACAGAAAAAGATTACCCGCATTTAGTTGATTTGTGGGAACAGTCGGTTAGAGCCACGCATCATTTTTTGCCAGAAGATTATTTGCAGGAAATAAAACTCATGCTGCCTGCAATCTTTCCAGCAGTTCCTGTCTACGTTTATGAAGATGATGCAAAACAGCTTCTTGGGTTTACAGGTGTTGCTGATGGTAAAATTGAAATGCTCTTTCTTCGTCCCGAAGCAAGAGGAAAGGGCATTGGTAAAATTCTGTTGCACTATTCTATGTATATCCTCGGTGCATACGAGTTGGATGTGAATGAACAAAATGAACAAGCTGTTGGATTTTATCAGCACATGGGTTTCACCGTTATTGAACGAAAAGAAACAGATGGGTTGGGCAGACCGTTTCCATTGCTCAGCATGAAATACATGCAATAG